Genomic DNA from Xiphophorus hellerii strain 12219 chromosome 16, Xiphophorus_hellerii-4.1, whole genome shotgun sequence:
GGTTGCATTCATAGCATCGACtctaaataaaaagtgaataaagTAGACAACATTGGATCACCTTCCATACTAAATAGGCTAAACATAATGTATCAGCTCTTGCGTGTTGGATTGAGCTTTCTTAATCCAATTTACCAGCGTTTACAAATATGTCTTGCAAGCCTTTACAAACAacttgattttgtaaaaaataataaacattattatAAGATACACTGTCACAAATGGCACATACAGCGTGTATACAGTCATGCCGGGCCGCTCCTCCACCACGATGGCGCTGTCGGTGGGAGCTGGGGGGTCTTGCTGGTAGGCGTTGGGGATCCTGATGCCCACCGCCAGACGTCGGGAGAAAACGCCATCGTTCCGCGGGTACACCGTGATGATGATGGGAAATGCGATGCCCATGGCCTCACCTTAGAAAACGAAATGTGAATTTGAAATATACGACAAGATGCATTGATGTTTCATTAATGTAAAGTGGGGTTTGGTTGGTTTCAAGCGTTTCTCTTTCTAACCTTGCTCATTGTTTCCACCGATGTACGTCAGCAGTTTCCGGACCAGCTCCCCAATTACTTGCTCATAGGTCCTTCCTTCTGAGTAGACGGCAGCGTACTTTGCCGCATCGTACCGTCTCACCTCAAAGCCCACTCCGTTCTGTGGAACAAAGAGAAACGAGAGAATGCTAATAGTTTTTGGAGCAAACAAAGTGGTGCCCTTCTGAAACACAGACGATTGTGACACgaattttagtttgtttatgcCATATGTTCCTCCGAGTCTGGGATGTATGGAAGGGTGGTGAGAAGAAAgccttaaaacaaaaagttctgTTTGTACTTTTCTCTACAGGAGACACAGCAAATATGTGGTGGAAGGGACTCCGGTCTGTTTTGACCAAAAGTATAAGCTGTTTGATCGACATGTAAAAAATTTTTCTGGGTAGAAAAGTATCAGTGTACATCAGTCGTGTCCAATACATTTTGTCCTGGGGGCCATGATTGGCAATTTTAAACTACTGGCGAGCTACAAAGTTAATcgaattaaaaatgcaaaatcttttttgttttgttttaccagcTCAGCAATGAACAGTTTTTGTGAAATCtgtttatcattaaaaaaacaaaacataaaaaggattCAGACTGttgccttattaaaagaaaaagaggcaaTTTCCAAACTTTATGCTTAgcgattgttttttttatttgttagccAAAATTGTTACCATTTTTGACTTGTGGTCAGGGGTCAAAATCATTtgaagggccacaaatggcccccgggccacgcTTTGGACACCATTGAGGTACATCATAATGAGCACACCATCCTCATGATGAAACCTGAGCAGGACTATTTTCTTAGCTACATTGGAATAGATTAGATCAGATCACATTTACGCCTTAGAgcagcctagtcaaagtccatatCAAAATCTAATTGAGAATTTGAAGTAAAACTTCAAATTGCTGTCCAGTCTGACTGATCTGTCTGCCAAGACGTGCGAAGCTGGTAGAAACACACACCTAAAGTATTGCATTTGTAGAAATAAAGCTGTTAGGGAgcctaaaaacaaaagcactccgcacttttcagatacatagttatttgttttaacaaaaaatggaGGGCAAGCATCTGTTTCCTTCAAGTTCACAGCAACGCTCGGCCTGCGTTGGTTAAGTCCCAATGAATTACTTCAAAATTTGAGGTGACAAAATACGCAAAAAGCTCAAGGAGTGGGAATAATCTTCGCAAAGGCCACACAAAACCCTCAGTGGGCAGACCCACGTGAACCGTGTTCGCCCCGATCCGATTAAATGTCTTGTTCTGCTCTGCAGGGTTCAGTGAGCTCACGGGGGATTCTGGGCCAGAGATGTGTGTGCTCTTACGTAACGGCGTGGCGGCGGCATTAAGGTGACACACGAACATCTGCTTTAAAAGCAGGCCACTATGTGGGGTCAACGTGGAGCGCGGTCGCTCCTGCTACGCGGCTCCTGCTACACGCTGTCGTTTTCGAAGTATTCCACAGTGTGTCGCTTGGAATTTAATCGCGTCATATTGCAGTTTAATTTCTCTAACGCTTCGAAAAAAATGGACCGCCGGCTGCTGAGGATGATCGTTGCTCGCAGTGTGACACCTGTAGCACGAAATGAAATCAGAGAAATGATGTCTTATGTTTTCACTCGTGCGTGAGCCGTTTGGGATTATTTTCCTCCCCCATGAGCAACCTGCGATGCTAAGAAGTATCATTCAGATAATGGGATCTTCAtcccataaaataaatgtgtaactTTCAATCCTCTTTCCCGGTCCCAAGGTACTAAatgcactttcttttttttaataaagcgCTTCAACAAATGTTCCTCCAGAGGCATTAATTCCAGTTCTGCAGCGAAAAGGGGAGCACTGTGCTGTATCTCGTGTCAGATCCACATGCTCCTGCATTGCAATTAAAGAGTTAGCTTTGAAGAAGTTGTCACTGGGGCCGACGTTAAAAGTTGTGCGTGGCTGACACGAAAGCACAGGCCTCTCTTCTGTGCAACAGTGCAATTAATTTGTCATGTGCATGCAGGCTGTGTCTGTGTGAGCATGTGCATTGTAATTAGCCTCtgcctaaaaaaagaaaaaaagggcttacaccaaaataaataaaaattctgccgttttggttttaaaatcgTGCTCTGTGCTCATTAGCGGGGTTTGAGCTCGGTTTCACCcactgttgctgctgctgttcagcctgtgagtgtgtgaatgtgCCCCACCTGGCATCTCCTCTGGAGCTGTCggttttaattaaaagtgtCAGACAGATGCTTTATGCAGCAGAAGCCAGATCTTGACACGGGGCGTACAAAAAAGGCGTTTTTTCTCTCGACGCCTTTTTTCTGACGGTAAATCCAGAACTTTGCCGTTTTTGGGTCGTTTGGGATAAactagattatttttgtttgctgaCTGAATCATGGTGagaggtgttttgttttttttactatctCCAAAGCCACAAGTTGTGATTTGGGTCAAATGTTTTGAGTTCACAATAGCTTGCTGGAATTTTGGCCTTTTCCATTCCCGGAGAAAAAGAGGGTCTCACACACTCTTCTAGCTCCACTTTAAAATTGTCTGAGATTAGGGCCACTCCAAATCATCGATGTGTTCCAGTTACCCTGGAACTCGGAGCTGGGTTTGCCGTCAGACCAGAGGTGACAATGTTCCAGGGTAAGAAGTTGAGATTTTGAACACTGTTCGCATTACCTCTTAGAAACATTAGTTGAAGCATaacaacttttaatttgctCAGCTTAGAGTTGCATTGATTTCAGACACACTCTTAACCCTCCCTCGGTCTGAAGAGTTGAGGTCATTTAGGCTACATAGCCTTTGACCCCACAGGAtttttactctgtgtgtgtgtgtgggggagggggCGGTGTACAGTGATCCAGTGTGTCagaggtttttttgtgtgtggtatCGGGAACTGATGGTGTGACGGAACAACCCTCCCCCCCTCCCTGCTTCCTCTCTGTCTGACCAGGACATTTACCGTGCCCCCCTGTGTTGTGCAAAGACCACCGGAGggttaaatgtgtgtgttttaacatACACAGATTTCCAGCGCAGCTTGCTACCTGCTGATGTGAGGAGCGACCATATTGAAATGCTACATTAACCTTATAAGTCATAACTGTGGGACACTGCAACTTCTTTAAGTTTTAGCTGGCATGTACCCAAATTTGAAACGGACATTTCTGTTGATTtaagtcaggaaaaaaaaagggaaaagaccCGGGCGCCTCATGCATGAATAATGTGCGCACgcatttataaaaattaactttgcgtCAAAGCTTGCGTAAATATACGCACACTTTCTCGCTGGCGTGAAAATGTGCGGCAGCCACGCAAACgttttctgtggacaatatcaaactacaaagcgtcaaaactcacctaaatacactACAATCTGACTACATTCAGTGTTATTTAGACTaagaagcatcaaacccgatgttttaggtttttttttaaacgtttttaatattttattgtttaaactaCACAATGAAACTGAACCCCATTTGTCCTCAGATAATaacctaacacacacacacacaaaataaagaaagcaaaaataaaaggatgcGAAAACCTCACTAGaatgtgaaaaattaatttCCTCAGCTTTGTCCCATAAAGATGTAACGCAGTGTTCTGTGCGCCGAAGCGAATGAAATGCATCTATGGGGTAATTTCAttctcacaaaaaaacaaaaacatggttggatcagcagattaactccaaacaggtttgattatttttaaggcgATGGAGGTGTGTATGCAATCACACGTATAAAAGTAGCTGCGCAAAGGTGAGCCGCTAACTGTGGAGCGCTTTGgatctgatggagaacatcgccaagggaaggattcagagggagcgaTTGATCATGTagatctgctgggaaatggtgatgatggtttattagcGTTTAGATTAATCCAGACTGATTATCCCggagctctgagcagaactgATAGAAGGAGCCGTgtggtaccggtaccggtccagctgcagtcatccttcagtcGAGTCGCCCGCTTTGTGAATGTGCCTTTCTGGACAGAAAGCATCTctattttgtaaatgtacaaCTTATGCACATGATTCCACTACTTCTAATAAACGTCCATTTTACCCACTCAAATGactctctgtctgtctttaaatcccggctgaacgctctgctgttcaaacaggcatttgcgcgatctctttattttctttttattattattatttggattgttttctttctttaaaatgtattatttttattttgtgaggtTACCGTATGTTCcctgaaagcaccttttaaataatataataattattattattataaatacttgtACTGTTACAAACAAggatgttgccatggttattgcttCATGTGGTGGCAGTATAAATtagtatttatactaatttacatatttatggAGGTGAcagggcggaccagcagctgcgctcTATTTCCCGCAAATTTGGAGgtataaaggaaaggtgcgcGGCCACGTGTCCGCACGGCTTTATACATTCAAAGTTTTTTGTGCGCCGcgcttttctaaatttttccgtACGCCAAGTTTTCGTGTGAAAACGGCGCACTCTTTTTATGCATGAGGCTCCTGGAGTTTGAAGATGTTGGTTTTGGAACAAGGTTTGTACCAACATCTTCTAGCGTGCTTGAGCTTTGATTGTTCCTGAAAATCCAAACCAATTTCCTTTCATCAGAGGAGAACAATTTGGGTAAGATGATTTAGACTCGGACACAATTGGTTGTTCCAACAGCACAGTGATCCCAAACACTCATCAGTACTGGTCTTAAAATGGGTAAAGCTGGCTGATATTAAGTTTCTACGACGAACCCGACCTCAACTCTACTCAGAGATGATGTGCTTTGCTTAAAAAGCAAAGTCAgatcaatgaaataaaacttcgGTGATAAGAAAAGTCAGCTATCTACATGCTGTTCATCTCCATGAGgtgtgtatgtaaacttttaacAGGGATTGTGTTGATGTCTATTTTTGAGGACCACCAATAAAACTCCTCCTCTTTGGACTGTGGATGTTCACATGTGCCATGTGTTGCTGAGTTTTCAAAGTCCCTTTGTTCGTTTATCTGGCGAACAAAAGACAACTTCTGAGTGGGAGACAAAGAGATAAAGGCGGATTCCCATTCCACATGAGAGAACACGGCCCGtactgacacacacacgcccacacacgcacacacacacacacccccacacacccacccacacccacacacacacacacactcactgacAGACAGATCAGTTTTGACACGGCCAAGTGCACGTCATGTAAAGACGGGTATTTAGAAAGGACTCTTGAAGCCAGCTGTTGTTTCATCCTGCAAAGCaacatgaaacaaacatttaaaagaatatttttcttcacagctGTCAAGTGGCTGTTGGTTTTTATTGTGATGATTTATATAGTAGGTAGAGTATAAAGTCTGTTGAgaatacatttacattattttgcCATACAACCTAACCAGATATTTATCTAGTGtgttaaaattgacattttttttttattcactatgTAAGATCGCATCAAACATttgctcagctccttcagactagccagcagcaattagcgaACACCTGCGTGAGACTGACtgatctgctgagctcattataggagctacttctcagtgcaatgctggtaaaaattttgttaaagggttaatagaggagagaAGTTGGTAACTtcttgaaggcggagtttcagaatgagcaggagtttttcaagagacagaggcccaatttcaacgCGTCAAATCACGCggaaaaatttcttttaagtcatatttgcaTTTTGGTAACAGCTGAAGTTAACATTGCTACTTGACTTTGCTATAAAATGTGACTATGTCGCTGGAGAACATACATCCTGCCCctttaaagcaattttgttcaACGTCGTCAGATCAACTCTCAATGAGATGTGTTGAGTCGCTAACATATCAGCATATTTTTCATGCAAATTCAATAACTCTAACCATCTTTCTCATAGATACTGGAAAAATATTCATCTCCACAGcgtgatgctgccaccacaatGTTTCGgggtggggatggtgtgttaaAAATGACGTCCAGAGTAATCAGTTGTGCATAATGATCAAAATAAACCAGTTCACAATTGTGAAATGCAAGGGAAATTATGCatagttgtaaaaacaaaagaataaaataaaaatgagaaaaacgtatatttgtttgttgttaaagCTGGGGTGCTGTCGAGGCATGTCCTTTTCCCCAGATCCTCAATTGaattaggtctggactttgattaggccaaCATAACACATGgttctggctgtatgtttagagtATTTTCCCTATCTCCAACCAGCTGCGACCCCTGTGCAGCCTGACCGAACAGATTCACCCAGCATGGTGCTGCCATGATGTGCGGCCACCTGACTCACTCTCTCTCACGCGTTTCCATCATTATTCGTTTCTGCCTTGTGGAGCCACACGGGCCCTCGGGGCTCCCTTCTTTGCGCGCGCGCTTGCGCTGTGGGTCAGCGGGCATCCTCACAGGTCACAGGCAATTAGCCTTACTGCCAAGGTTGCAGGGCGAGTGAGAGACTTgcgttttaaaaataaattctgctgCATGTGTCTAATGTTAGAGTTGGGAGTTTGATGAGAGGACAGCAGAAAAATCTGTGCGTAAAATTgcgcagaaacaaacaaaacctaaGCCATCGTGCAGAAGGCGCACAGATGTCTCTCTGCTTACCTTTGTCTCGCTGCTGAGCACTTTGTACTCGGTCTCCTCTGAATTCCCAAAGAGCGAATTTCTGATCATGCCAAACATCGCTCCGTTGGTCACTTCCACTCTCGTTGCTCCgtgcgcttttttttttttttctggtaacgcCTTTGCCCTCCCTTCCTCCAGCAACCTGCTTCCCCGGAGAGACAATCTGCGGTTTGCAAATCAAAAACAACTAAGCACCTCGTCTTTGTGAACTCCCTCAACAGCTGTTTCCCCGTCCCCgcccctcctcttcttctcgAGGAGGAAGATGATGCTGCTGAGCTGATGCTGCACCTTCTGACAAACCAATGACCGAAGCAGGCTCCCCGCAGTCCCCGCCTCCCGCTCTTCTCCTCCAAGCTCGATGCTCATCCCCTCCTTCCTTCCCCCCGGAATAATTAAAGTTGCGCCGACTTGATTAAAACgttttttgctgatgtttttttttttttttttactcgcaCCACTTCCACCTCTCTGGAAGCTACAAACCTCCAGCGCCACTTTCGGTCACCTGGTTTCTGTTCCAGGATGGCAGGACCAGGAGACGCGCAATCGCGAAATCAATTTTGACACTACAGTTGTTTCTTTGTCACTACCCATTTTGTGCGTTTGATTTGTCCCCGGCTGCGTTTGCGCATGTTAAGTTTGGGGTTTGTACATGAGCAGCGCACGTCTTGctctctcctccctcccctGTGCCACTGTGAGCATGCTTTGCTGCAGGGTTAGTCTATTTtaattcacactgaaggcaacGTTAGTCACCGCTGCACactaagagcaaaaaaaaaaagaaaaaaaagggggtaaAGGGAGGAATCATATGATGGTGGTTGGGGAGGGGAGGTATGATTTTTGAGAGAGCAGAGAACTCTTCCTGCACATCCATAAAAACAGgctgtaaaagttacattataGTGTCTCATGCTCAGCCTCCTTATCTGTAATGCCGCCCTGGACAACCGCCCACGTGGTCAATGTAAAAAGCCATGGCTGTCTGGAAAGCGTGTGGCAAAAATTGATAATctctttttgttggttttgctCCAACAATTTGCAAATGAGGGCTtcatggaaaaacaaacaaacaaacaaacaaactttttcaaTAACATCAAAGCAACCAGTCACACACATAAACCAGCCCTGACATAAACAgtaacaaaaatcaaataaattcagtcctttacatttatttacaactaCAGAACTTTTTGGGTATGCCTCTTCTaattttggactttgactggaccattctaacacataaatatgttctgatctaaaccattcgattgcagctctggctgtatCCTTAGTGCCCATCTTTCCATCAGCTCCTCTAATTTTTCCTGTCCATGctagaaaagaaaagcatgatgcagccaccgcCATGCTTCATTATACTTGGGTTTGGAGCCGACTCTCTAAAAAGCAGAGAtgaacagaaactgttttttataGGTTTTTCTAGGTCAACAATTACTTTATTAGGTCTTCACTATTTATTAGTGTTGAATTACAATTataacatttcttgttttaaatgtaatttcattATCTGTTCCTTTATTGTTCTTGGAAGAAATGTTAAAGCTACATGTAAGTGAATACTAATATACAAATGAAATAGCCTTAAGCTAGCTGGTGAGGTTTCTACAGTTTTCCCATCTCAAGCTTCTACACTTCATTTTCTGgattttccatcagtttttagAAAAGTCTTTACATTTGAGTTAAAAATAACTACCTACATGGGCTTTATTGACTGTTGTCTTCTGAAACCTAAGAAACATTTCCCTCAGTAATGCATGGATACACTTTTACATGCACAGGATTGTTAAAAAAGAAGTTTGTATGAAGCTTTAGACAAATACTTTTCAAGAGACATATTGGATACAAATAAGAAATTGCATTTTCTGAATGActaaaatatgcatatttttacttttgttgccaaaaaaaaaaaggtttgaggTCATATCCCAAAGCTCAATTTCACATTGAGATCTTGGAAATGAAAGCCAAATAATAAATTGGACAATTAGCTAAATATTGATGGTCATTTATTTTAGCCTGTTTGTTCATGTGCACATTTACACACAacttcaaaaaaacaaataagttttatttacatacagtCAAGTATTAATCACCATTTATAGGATTACCTTTAAATGAGTAGACATACACCACATAATGGgatattcagtgtttttgagGTGCTGCTATTGAATACAAAGGTTTTaacaagttttatattttagctgacgtttttattttttaattttatgagttcacattttttcccccctcgtTTCGAACGACGGTTGCTCAGGAGAATGAAGAACAAGTTCCCTCAGTCCACAATGCCACAACAAGCAAACTCCTAGAGTTTAAGTTACATGAAGGCAGCCGATCCATCCACTGTCCATATAGATGTAATTCCAGGAGCGTTTCCTGATTTTCTCCCGCAGACTGACTTTCCGCTGTCCCTACTTCTCCCAGCCTTTCCCTCCTGGCTGCGTGGGCAGCCTGAGCCCCACCAGGCCGGCCACTTCTTCTGGGCTGCGCTCTCCCTTGCCATGGTAGAGGTTGTGGAGGGCCAGGTGGTTCCTGGTGGACGTCAGCAAACACAGGTATGTGAGCGAGGCGTGGTACGCCTCCTGCTGGGCTCTGCAGTACCTTTCCCCTGTAACCTGCGatcaggaaaaagaaagaaacaaatcgTTTCTTTGTAAAACGATTAAATGACAGTAATTTCCatcactttaaagaaaaacccCTGGCATGAAACCATAAGAATGGTCTGACTTGTGACCGAGTTGGTATTCCAACTCATGAAGttctaaaaatgcaaaaacgtCAAGTGTACGAATAACTGAGTGAATACACTTCAGGCAAATAAGGGAAGCGCAATGAAGAGCTTTCTGACATTCATCTGCCACTGCAAGTACAA
This window encodes:
- the LOC116734876 gene encoding heme-binding protein 1 gives rise to the protein MFGMIRNSLFGNSEETEYKVLSSETKNGVGFEVRRYDAAKYAAVYSEGRTYEQVIGELVRKLLTYIGGNNEQGEAMGIAFPIIITVYPRNDGVFSRRLAVGIRIPNAYQQDPPAPTDSAIVVEERPGMTVYTLQFGGFAGESEYRAEASRLTRALGETTPFQRKQYFCCSYDPPLKPYGRRNEVWFLQEDP
- the fmc1 gene encoding protein FMC1 homolog; its protein translation is MASLSSPLRACRGILKELRAIQGPSYKQSLAYNYVIDQFRKNKVTGERYCRAQQEAYHASLTYLCLLTSTRNHLALHNLYHGKGERSPEEVAGLVGLRLPTQPGGKGWEK